One region of Micromonospora lupini genomic DNA includes:
- a CDS encoding serine hydrolase, whose amino-acid sequence MTIRLNRRTALGLGTVATAGTVLGAATPASAAANTEETPTTPARAASRVASVFDRYRTEAGGNWQAYVSVADPAGPPVVAVAADEDRRIEAYSVNKIAVATAVLDKVDRGLLTLDQRVDVTAAIVVPGGDGIFSLDGAYPSSVTLGHVLANLLTVSDDTAVRLCGLVAPAAEINSILVAKGFPNTQVEPVANPNRFFLGTSTPRETHDLLRALVAGTLLSPASTTHLLGLLRSPVAFTDGIRRTMSSDERARIATKAGWFADARHEAGVIFDRSGAAVLTYALFADGQADPDNFGATHPAVQARAAMGPKFLAAVDRIAGTGKTFRITARRPSNGG is encoded by the coding sequence TTGACCATCCGACTGAACCGCAGGACGGCACTCGGGCTGGGGACGGTGGCCACCGCCGGCACAGTGCTCGGCGCGGCCACCCCGGCCAGCGCCGCGGCGAACACCGAGGAGACCCCGACCACCCCGGCCCGGGCCGCCAGTCGGGTCGCCAGCGTCTTCGACAGGTACCGCACCGAGGCCGGTGGTAACTGGCAGGCGTACGTCAGCGTGGCCGACCCGGCGGGCCCGCCTGTCGTCGCGGTGGCGGCCGACGAGGACCGCCGGATCGAGGCGTACAGCGTCAACAAGATCGCGGTGGCCACCGCGGTGCTGGACAAGGTCGACCGAGGGCTGCTGACGCTCGACCAGCGGGTCGACGTGACCGCCGCGATCGTCGTGCCGGGCGGCGACGGCATCTTCAGCCTGGACGGCGCGTACCCGAGCAGCGTGACCCTCGGGCACGTGCTGGCCAACCTGCTGACCGTCTCGGACGACACGGCGGTGCGGCTGTGCGGGCTGGTCGCGCCGGCCGCCGAGATCAACTCGATCCTGGTCGCGAAGGGCTTCCCGAACACCCAGGTCGAGCCGGTGGCCAACCCGAACCGGTTCTTCCTCGGCACGAGCACCCCTCGGGAGACGCATGACCTGCTGCGCGCCCTGGTCGCCGGCACGCTGCTCTCGCCGGCCTCGACGACGCACCTGCTCGGGCTGCTGCGTTCCCCGGTGGCCTTCACCGACGGCATCCGGCGCACCATGTCCTCGGACGAGCGGGCCCGCATCGCCACCAAGGCCGGCTGGTTCGCCGACGCCCGGCACGAGGCCGGAGTGATCTTCGACCGGTCCGGTGCGGCGGTGCTCACCTACGCGCTGTTCGCCGACGGACAGGCCGACCCGGACAACTTCGGCGCGACCCACCCGGCGGTGCAGGCCCGGGCCGCCATGGGTCCGAAGTTCCTGGCGGCGGTGGACCGGATCGCGGGCACGGGCAAGACGTTCCGGATCACCGCCCGACGCCCCAGCAACGGCGGCTGA
- a CDS encoding MBL fold metallo-hydrolase translates to MAPAKRTDGQLTLGRRMRGTAGLAALAGLAWVARDVPAALGGRLAGARAERAARSPQFRDGTFHNQADTRTMTAEPGRNLVRELIFGKQKRRPTAPVPLLRPSTPAAADTAGELNIIWYGHASALIEIEGRRVLLDPVWSDRCSPSGLVGPRRLHEPPVRLDELPPLDAILISHDHYDHLDMPTVRALVAGQSAPFVVPLGVGAHLDRWGVPAERIIELDWSECHRVDGLEITATAAQHFSGRGLRRDGTLWSSWVVAGARRKVFYTGDSGYFAGYAAIGAEHGPFDVTLMQIGAYDRAWPTIHMFPEEAVDAHLDLRGGLFIPVHWATFNLALHDWSEPVDRLWAEAKARDVRLAVPRPGERVVVDDPPAVDGWWQSVA, encoded by the coding sequence ATGGCGCCAGCGAAACGCACGGACGGGCAACTGACGCTCGGGCGACGGATGCGAGGAACGGCAGGGCTGGCCGCGCTGGCCGGCCTGGCGTGGGTGGCCCGGGACGTGCCGGCGGCGCTCGGCGGTCGGCTCGCCGGCGCCCGCGCCGAGCGGGCGGCCCGCTCGCCGCAGTTCCGCGACGGCACCTTCCACAATCAGGCCGACACCCGCACGATGACCGCCGAGCCGGGTCGCAACCTGGTCCGCGAGCTGATCTTCGGCAAGCAGAAGCGTCGGCCGACCGCGCCCGTGCCGCTGCTGCGCCCCAGCACGCCGGCCGCCGCCGACACCGCAGGCGAGCTGAACATCATCTGGTACGGCCACGCCTCGGCGCTCATCGAGATCGAGGGTCGGCGGGTGCTGCTCGACCCGGTGTGGAGTGACCGCTGTTCCCCGTCCGGCCTGGTCGGCCCCCGCCGACTGCACGAGCCTCCGGTACGCCTGGACGAGCTCCCCCCGCTGGACGCCATCCTGATCTCGCACGACCACTACGACCACCTGGACATGCCCACCGTGCGGGCGCTTGTGGCCGGGCAGTCGGCACCGTTCGTGGTGCCGCTCGGCGTGGGTGCCCACCTGGACCGCTGGGGTGTGCCCGCCGAGCGGATCATCGAGCTGGACTGGTCCGAGTGCCACCGGGTCGACGGGCTGGAGATCACCGCCACCGCCGCCCAGCACTTCTCCGGCCGGGGGCTGCGCCGCGACGGCACGCTCTGGAGTTCCTGGGTGGTCGCCGGAGCCCGGCGCAAGGTCTTCTACACAGGCGACTCCGGCTACTTCGCCGGGTACGCGGCGATCGGCGCCGAGCACGGCCCGTTCGACGTGACGTTGATGCAGATCGGCGCGTACGACCGGGCGTGGCCGACAATCCACATGTTCCCGGAGGAGGCGGTCGACGCCCACCTGGACCTGCGCGGCGGGCTGTTCATCCCGGTGCACTGGGCGACGTTCAACCTGGCGCTGCACGACTGGTCCGAGCCGGTCGACCGGCTCTGGGCGGAGGCCAAGGCCCGTGACGTCCGGCTGGCCGTGCCCCGCCCCGGCGAGCGGGTGGTGGTCGACGATCCGCCCGCCGTCGACGGCTGGTGGCAGTCAGTCGCCTGA
- a CDS encoding deoxyguanosinetriphosphate triphosphohydrolase family protein: MESPAEPRARRLFGGSARALGDLTANPFRADRDRIVGSPFFARLGGVTQVISPVGSGLLVHNRLTHSLKVAQVARAIAERLTADDRWRGLLDKLGGCDPDVVEAAALAHDLGHPPFGHLGERVLDRLARQRLGLADGFEGNAQSYRIVTSTEIRGAATTGLDLTAAVRAAMLKYPWTRLDYPDPHPRLLDPPPRGATPPPDDPESGSSKFGAYRTELDDLRQAREPFAGRIPDWQQTVEASVMDTADDIAYAIHDVEDFYRVGVLQQGAVSAELMAWQRESGHFRAITDAALATASRRPGAAIERLRRQLHHKDAWIADDDAFAAAVEHVREELVDGLLAMPFDGSIEAEQYVSRFSARWSTRFVEAITMTDKPSVRSGYVLLGCAQWHEVQVLKFVHHRFVLARPDLALHQRGQARLLGTLVEALWEWLLDPEEESRLPRRLHDLVELAEAELHPRTPHRIGRARGRAIVDFVAQLTDGQAVAMLDALSGRSGALWTDAFVL, encoded by the coding sequence ATGGAATCACCTGCGGAGCCGCGCGCCCGGCGGCTCTTCGGCGGCAGCGCCCGCGCCCTCGGCGACCTCACGGCCAACCCGTTCCGCGCCGACCGGGACCGGATCGTCGGCTCGCCGTTCTTCGCCCGCCTCGGCGGCGTCACCCAGGTGATCAGCCCGGTCGGCTCCGGGCTGCTGGTGCACAACCGGCTCACCCACAGCCTGAAGGTCGCCCAGGTGGCCCGGGCCATCGCCGAGCGCCTGACTGCCGACGACCGGTGGCGCGGCCTGCTGGACAAGCTCGGCGGCTGCGACCCCGACGTGGTGGAGGCCGCGGCGCTCGCCCACGACCTCGGTCACCCGCCGTTCGGGCATCTGGGCGAGCGGGTCCTCGACCGGCTCGCCCGCCAGCGTCTCGGCCTCGCCGACGGTTTCGAGGGCAACGCGCAGTCGTACCGGATCGTCACGAGCACCGAGATCAGGGGCGCGGCCACCACCGGGCTGGACCTGACCGCCGCGGTCCGCGCGGCGATGCTGAAGTACCCGTGGACGCGGCTGGACTACCCCGACCCGCACCCGCGCCTGCTCGACCCGCCGCCCCGCGGCGCCACCCCGCCGCCGGACGACCCGGAGAGCGGCTCGTCGAAGTTCGGGGCGTACCGGACCGAGCTGGACGACCTGCGCCAAGCCCGGGAGCCGTTCGCCGGCCGCATCCCGGACTGGCAGCAGACCGTGGAGGCGTCCGTCATGGACACCGCCGACGACATCGCGTACGCCATCCACGACGTCGAGGACTTCTACCGGGTCGGGGTGCTCCAGCAGGGGGCGGTGTCGGCCGAGCTGATGGCCTGGCAGCGCGAGAGCGGGCACTTCCGGGCGATCACCGACGCGGCGTTGGCCACCGCCTCCCGACGGCCCGGCGCGGCGATCGAACGGCTACGCCGCCAGCTGCACCACAAGGACGCCTGGATCGCCGACGACGACGCGTTCGCCGCCGCCGTCGAGCACGTCCGCGAGGAGCTGGTGGACGGTCTGCTGGCGATGCCGTTCGACGGCTCGATCGAGGCGGAGCAGTACGTGTCGCGGTTCTCCGCCCGCTGGTCCACCCGCTTCGTCGAGGCGATCACGATGACCGACAAGCCGTCGGTGCGCTCCGGGTACGTGCTGCTCGGCTGCGCCCAGTGGCACGAGGTGCAGGTGCTCAAGTTCGTCCACCACCGGTTCGTGCTGGCCCGCCCCGACCTGGCCCTGCACCAGCGTGGTCAGGCCCGGCTGCTGGGCACCCTGGTGGAGGCCCTGTGGGAGTGGCTGCTCGACCCGGAGGAGGAATCCCGGCTGCCCCGCCGGCTGCACGACCTCGTCGAGCTGGCCGAGGCGGAGCTGCACCCGCGCACGCCGCACCGGATCGGCCGCGCGCGGGGCCGCGCCATCGTGGACTTCGTGGCGCAGCTCACCGACGGGCAGGCGGTGGCCATGCTGGACGCGCTCTCCGGCCGCTCCGGCGCGCTGTGGACCGACGCCTTCGTGCTCTGA
- a CDS encoding Tex family protein has translation MTQSVHQRIADELGVAERQVRAAVELLDGGATVPFIARYRKEATGLLDDTQLRTLEERLRYLRELDERRAAVLESIRGQGKLDDALEAQIMAADSKSRLEDIYLPYKPKRRTRAQIAREAGLAPLAETLLADPGQDPKVTAAGFVDAEKGVADVAAALESARAILIETFAEDADLIGTLREQMWSRGRLASRVREGQETAGAKFSDYFDFSEPYPKLPSHRILAMFRGEKEGVLDLTMAPEEAGEADAAPTGPSRYEAVIAGRFGVSDAGRPADRWLVDTVRWAWRTRILIHLGADLRMRLWQAAEEEAVRVFATNLRDLLLAAPAGTRPTMGLDPGLRTGVKVAVVDATGKVLATDTIYPHEPRRQWDASVETLARLAGAHGVELIAIGNGTASRETDKLAGDLIKRHPQLNLTKVMVSEAGASVYSASAYASQELPGMDVSLRGAVSIARRLQDPLAELVKIDPRSIGVGQYQHDLSEVKLSRSLDAVVEDCVNAVGVDVNTASAPLLTRVSGIGAGLAENIVLHRDANGPFRSRTQLKKVARLGPKAFEQCAGFLRIPDGDDPLDSSSVHPEAYPVVRRILGSTGQDLRSVIGRSAILRGLRATDFVDDRFGLPTVTDILAELEKPGRDPRPEFRTATFVEGVEKIGDLTPGMVLEGVVTNVAAFGAFVDVGVHQDGLVHVSAMSRTFVKDPREVVKSGDVVKVRVLDVDVPRKRISLTLRLEDEPAAGGGGRTSQEGRGGPAQRGPQGGRGESGGRTSQSGSGGRGGQGGRGGQSGSGGQGGSGGQGGAGGRGGQGGRGGQQRQGGPAPANDAMAEALRRAGLA, from the coding sequence GTGACCCAGTCTGTTCATCAGCGGATCGCCGACGAGCTCGGCGTGGCCGAGCGTCAGGTGCGGGCGGCCGTGGAGCTGCTCGACGGCGGCGCCACAGTGCCGTTCATCGCCCGTTACCGCAAGGAGGCCACCGGCCTGCTCGACGACACCCAGCTGCGCACTCTGGAGGAGCGACTGCGCTACCTGCGCGAGCTGGACGAGCGGCGGGCCGCCGTGCTGGAGTCGATCCGCGGCCAGGGCAAGCTGGACGACGCACTGGAAGCGCAGATCATGGCCGCCGACTCGAAGTCGCGGCTGGAGGACATCTACCTGCCGTACAAGCCGAAGCGACGGACCCGCGCGCAGATCGCCCGCGAGGCCGGGTTGGCTCCGCTGGCCGAGACTCTGCTCGCCGACCCCGGCCAGGACCCGAAGGTCACGGCAGCCGGGTTCGTCGACGCGGAGAAGGGCGTCGCCGACGTGGCCGCCGCGCTGGAGAGCGCGCGGGCGATCCTCATCGAGACCTTCGCCGAGGACGCCGACCTGATCGGCACGCTGCGCGAGCAGATGTGGTCGCGGGGCCGGCTGGCTTCCCGGGTACGTGAGGGTCAGGAGACGGCCGGCGCCAAGTTCTCCGACTACTTCGACTTCTCCGAGCCGTACCCGAAGCTGCCCTCGCACCGCATCCTGGCCATGTTCCGGGGCGAGAAGGAGGGCGTGCTCGACCTGACCATGGCGCCGGAGGAGGCCGGCGAGGCGGACGCCGCGCCGACCGGTCCGAGCCGGTACGAGGCGGTCATCGCCGGCCGGTTCGGGGTGTCCGACGCGGGCCGCCCCGCCGACCGCTGGCTGGTCGACACGGTGCGCTGGGCGTGGCGTACCCGGATCCTCATCCACCTCGGCGCGGATCTGCGCATGCGGCTGTGGCAGGCGGCCGAGGAGGAGGCGGTGCGGGTCTTCGCCACCAACCTGCGTGACCTGCTGCTCGCCGCGCCGGCCGGTACCCGGCCGACGATGGGCCTGGACCCGGGCCTGCGGACCGGCGTCAAGGTGGCGGTGGTGGACGCGACAGGAAAGGTGCTCGCCACCGACACGATCTATCCGCACGAGCCACGCCGGCAGTGGGACGCCTCGGTCGAGACCCTCGCCCGGCTCGCCGGGGCACATGGCGTGGAGTTGATCGCGATCGGCAACGGCACGGCCTCCCGGGAGACCGACAAGCTGGCCGGCGACCTGATCAAGCGGCACCCGCAGCTCAACCTGACCAAGGTCATGGTCTCCGAGGCCGGCGCGTCGGTCTACTCGGCGTCCGCGTACGCCTCGCAGGAGCTGCCCGGGATGGACGTGTCGCTGCGCGGCGCGGTCTCCATCGCCCGCCGCCTCCAGGATCCCCTCGCGGAGCTGGTCAAGATCGACCCACGGTCGATCGGGGTCGGCCAGTACCAGCACGACCTCTCCGAGGTGAAGCTCTCCCGGTCGCTGGACGCGGTCGTTGAGGACTGCGTCAACGCGGTCGGGGTGGACGTCAACACCGCTTCCGCGCCGCTGCTGACCCGGGTCTCCGGGATCGGGGCCGGGCTGGCGGAGAACATCGTGCTGCACCGGGACGCCAACGGGCCGTTCCGCTCGCGTACGCAGCTGAAGAAGGTGGCCCGGCTCGGGCCGAAGGCGTTCGAGCAGTGCGCCGGCTTCCTGCGCATCCCCGACGGCGACGACCCGCTGGATTCGTCAAGCGTGCACCCCGAGGCGTACCCGGTGGTGCGTCGCATCCTCGGCAGCACCGGTCAGGACCTGCGCTCGGTGATCGGCAGGAGCGCGATCCTGCGCGGGCTGCGGGCCACCGACTTCGTCGACGACCGGTTCGGCCTGCCCACGGTCACCGACATCCTCGCCGAGCTGGAGAAGCCGGGCCGGGACCCGCGGCCGGAGTTCCGCACCGCCACCTTCGTCGAGGGGGTGGAGAAGATCGGCGACCTGACGCCCGGGATGGTGCTGGAGGGCGTGGTCACCAACGTGGCCGCGTTCGGCGCGTTCGTCGACGTCGGGGTGCACCAGGACGGTCTGGTGCACGTGTCGGCGATGTCCCGGACGTTCGTGAAGGACCCCCGCGAGGTGGTGAAGTCCGGTGACGTGGTCAAGGTCCGGGTGCTCGACGTGGACGTACCCCGTAAACGCATCTCGCTGACCCTGCGTTTGGAGGACGAGCCGGCCGCCGGCGGCGGTGGTCGGACGAGCCAGGAGGGTCGAGGCGGCCCGGCCCAGCGCGGACCACAGGGCGGCCGCGGCGAATCCGGCGGTCGCACCAGCCAGAGCGGGTCCGGCGGTCGCGGCGGGCAGGGTGGTCGCGGCGGCCAGAGCGGATCCGGCGGGCAGGGCGGATCCGGCGGGCAGGGCGGCGCCGGTGGGCGAGGCGGGCAGGGCGGACGAGGCGGGCAGCAGCGCCAGGGCGGGCCGGCGCCGGCCAACGACGCGATGGCCGAGGCCCTGCGCCGCGCCGGACTGGCCTGA
- a CDS encoding aminoglycoside phosphotransferase family protein translates to MHADQVDVPVDVVAALVAEQFPRWRGLTIRPISSAGTVHALFRLGAEVVLRFPLRPGADPDLRAALAREQEYAALLAAHLPVAVPEPLGLGEPGPGYPGPWAAYRWIPGATAQLDRIDDADVFARDLAAVVVALRGIDTGGRSWPGTGRGGPLADQDADVRAALAVSGELTDTVALAEVWDRCRDVGRDDPDVWIHADLMPGNLLVRDCRLVAVIDLGTVGVGDPAVDLIPAWNLLDAGSRETYRRALGVDDATWERGRGWALEQAINALPYYVETNPVMAGIARHTLRAVLS, encoded by the coding sequence ATGCATGCCGACCAGGTGGACGTGCCCGTGGACGTGGTAGCCGCGCTGGTGGCCGAGCAGTTTCCCCGCTGGCGGGGCCTGACCATCCGTCCGATCTCCTCGGCCGGGACGGTGCACGCCCTGTTCCGGCTCGGCGCGGAGGTCGTGCTGCGGTTTCCCCTGCGTCCCGGGGCCGATCCCGACCTGCGCGCGGCGTTGGCGCGGGAGCAGGAGTACGCCGCGCTGCTCGCCGCGCACCTGCCGGTCGCGGTGCCCGAGCCGCTCGGCCTGGGCGAGCCGGGCCCCGGGTACCCGGGGCCGTGGGCGGCGTACCGCTGGATCCCCGGTGCCACGGCGCAGCTCGACCGGATCGACGACGCGGACGTCTTCGCCCGTGACCTGGCCGCTGTCGTGGTGGCCCTGCGCGGCATCGACACCGGCGGGCGGTCCTGGCCGGGAACCGGTCGGGGCGGGCCGCTCGCCGACCAGGACGCGGACGTGCGGGCAGCCCTCGCCGTCAGCGGCGAACTGACCGACACCGTCGCGTTGGCCGAGGTGTGGGACAGGTGCCGGGACGTGGGTCGCGACGACCCCGACGTGTGGATCCACGCCGACCTGATGCCGGGCAACCTGCTGGTCCGCGACTGTCGACTGGTGGCGGTCATCGACCTCGGCACGGTCGGGGTGGGCGACCCCGCGGTGGACCTGATACCGGCGTGGAACCTGCTCGACGCGGGGTCGCGGGAGACGTACCGGCGGGCGTTGGGTGTGGACGACGCGACCTGGGAGCGGGGGCGCGGGTGGGCCCTGGAACAGGCGATCAACGCGCTGCCGTACTACGTCGAGACCAACCCGGTGATGGCGGGCATCGCGCGGCACACCCTGCGGGCCGTCCTGAGCTGA
- a CDS encoding DUF389 domain-containing protein: MLHLRVIVPADRTDEVVDLLSADAGVTHLAVLPGVARQPKGDLVLCDVVRESADGVLHGLQRIGVDTSGGIAADDVELTISAAADRAAELAPGSGADAIVWDEIAAKTGEQTELSGTYLVLIVVATMIAGIGVLLDQPILIVGAMVVGPEFGPLAALCVALLRRRLSVIGRSVQALTVGFLAAMVATVLSTWALTAVGLVSREMLLAERPLTDFIWRPDALSWVVGLLAGVAGMLSLTSKKSGSLVGVLISVTTVPAAANVSVAAAYGVWDEAGGSALQLVINLCAIVLAGLLTLVVQQLWWWNLARRSRRPATA; this comes from the coding sequence GTGCTGCACCTGAGGGTGATCGTCCCGGCGGATCGGACCGATGAGGTCGTCGACCTGCTGTCCGCGGACGCGGGGGTGACCCACCTGGCCGTGCTGCCCGGTGTCGCGCGGCAGCCGAAGGGTGATCTCGTCCTCTGCGACGTGGTGCGGGAGAGCGCCGACGGGGTGCTGCACGGCCTCCAGCGCATCGGAGTGGACACCAGCGGCGGCATCGCTGCGGACGACGTCGAGTTGACCATCTCCGCGGCGGCCGACCGGGCGGCGGAGCTGGCGCCGGGCAGCGGCGCGGACGCGATCGTGTGGGACGAGATCGCCGCGAAGACCGGTGAGCAGACCGAGCTGTCCGGCACCTACCTGGTGCTGATCGTGGTGGCCACCATGATCGCGGGCATCGGTGTGCTGCTGGACCAGCCGATCCTCATCGTCGGGGCGATGGTGGTCGGGCCGGAGTTCGGCCCCCTCGCCGCGCTCTGCGTGGCGCTGCTGCGCCGCCGACTCTCGGTGATCGGCCGATCGGTGCAGGCCCTGACGGTGGGCTTCCTGGCGGCCATGGTGGCGACCGTGCTGAGCACCTGGGCGCTGACCGCCGTCGGTCTGGTGAGCAGGGAGATGCTGCTCGCCGAGCGGCCGCTCACCGACTTCATCTGGCGACCGGACGCGCTGTCCTGGGTCGTCGGCCTGCTCGCCGGGGTCGCGGGCATGCTCTCGTTGACCTCGAAGAAGTCGGGCAGCCTGGTCGGGGTGCTGATCTCGGTGACCACAGTGCCCGCCGCGGCGAACGTCTCTGTCGCCGCCGCCTACGGCGTGTGGGACGAGGCCGGCGGTTCGGCCCTCCAGTTGGTGATCAACCTGTGCGCGATAGTCCTGGCCGGGCTGCTCACGCTCGTGGTGCAGCAGCTCTGGTGGTGGAACCTGGCTCGTCGGTCCCGCCGTCCAGCAACCGCGTGA
- a CDS encoding DegT/DnrJ/EryC1/StrS family aminotransferase: MELIHHRPPEARGGGPAVTDPVFLSPPDVGEVEESYLLRAFRAGRFDPEGPELGAFEREVAARVGVGHALGLSSGTAALHLALLTVGAGPGSVVVVPTLTFAATANAVTYTGAEPVFVDCDAATGNLDVDLLSDLLGRLAEAGRRVAAVLSVDINGRCADYDRLLPLCASTGVPVVEDAAQALGSTYRGRHAGTLGRVGIYSFSHNKVMTTSAGGMLVSDDPDLVARARHLATQAREPVPHYEHRDIGYNYRLSTLLAALGRAQLSRLDAMIARRRALRDRYAHLFAAVPGTRILGAGDPGSNCWLTSVVVEPERAGWQAGHLAEHLVTRGVESRPMWKPMHRQPVYADQPAALTGVADQLFASSLSLPSGSALTGDQVDRVLTTINEFLQERR; encoded by the coding sequence GTGGAGCTCATCCACCACCGTCCGCCCGAGGCGCGCGGCGGCGGCCCGGCCGTCACCGACCCGGTCTTCCTCTCTCCCCCGGATGTCGGCGAGGTGGAGGAGTCGTATCTGCTGCGCGCCTTCCGCGCCGGCCGCTTCGACCCCGAGGGCCCGGAGCTGGGCGCGTTCGAGCGGGAGGTCGCCGCGCGGGTCGGCGTCGGGCACGCGCTGGGGCTCTCCTCCGGCACCGCCGCGCTGCACCTGGCGCTGCTCACCGTCGGCGCCGGACCCGGTTCCGTGGTGGTCGTTCCCACCCTGACGTTCGCCGCCACCGCCAACGCGGTCACCTACACGGGCGCCGAACCGGTCTTCGTCGACTGTGACGCGGCCACCGGCAACCTCGACGTCGATCTGCTCTCCGACCTGCTCGGACGACTCGCCGAGGCCGGCCGGCGGGTCGCCGCCGTGCTGAGCGTGGACATCAACGGTCGGTGCGCCGACTACGACAGGCTGCTGCCGCTCTGCGCCTCGACAGGCGTCCCCGTCGTCGAGGACGCGGCGCAGGCCCTCGGCTCCACCTACCGGGGCCGCCACGCCGGCACCCTCGGCCGGGTGGGGATCTACTCGTTCAGCCACAACAAGGTGATGACCACCTCGGCCGGGGGGATGCTCGTCTCCGACGACCCCGACCTGGTGGCGCGGGCCCGCCACCTCGCCACCCAGGCGCGCGAGCCGGTGCCGCACTACGAGCACCGCGACATCGGCTACAACTACCGGCTCAGCACGCTGCTGGCCGCCCTCGGTCGGGCGCAGCTCAGCCGGCTGGACGCGATGATCGCCCGACGGCGGGCGCTGCGGGACCGGTACGCCCATCTCTTCGCCGCCGTCCCCGGCACCCGGATCCTCGGCGCCGGCGATCCCGGCTCGAACTGCTGGCTGACCTCCGTGGTGGTCGAGCCCGAGCGCGCCGGCTGGCAGGCCGGCCACCTGGCCGAGCACCTGGTCACCCGCGGCGTGGAGAGCCGCCCCATGTGGAAACCGATGCACCGCCAACCGGTGTACGCCGACCAGCCGGCCGCCCTGACCGGGGTCGCCGACCAGCTCTTCGCCTCCAGCCTCTCCCTGCCCAGCGGCTCCGCGCTCACCGGCGACCAGGTGGACCGGGTGTTGACGACGATCAACGAGTTTCTCCAGGAGCGCCGATGA
- a CDS encoding sugar transferase, with translation MTSRPRPYDAVKRALDVVLAATGLLLAAPVLTAVALAVLVTMGRPVLFRQARPGRHGRLFHLVKFRSMTVGGEDSAPANDGARLTPFGRWLRTTSLDELPQLWNVLRGEMSLVGPRPLLPAYLARYTPEQLRRHDVRPGITGLQQAYGRNALSWEDRFALDVRYVRHRSLALDLRILLRTVRIVLRREGITAPGVATAREYLGPSELAPAGTGHLPAAGRR, from the coding sequence ATGACGAGCAGACCCCGCCCCTACGACGCCGTCAAGCGCGCGCTGGACGTCGTCCTGGCCGCCACCGGTCTGCTGCTGGCAGCCCCGGTGCTCACCGCCGTGGCGCTGGCCGTGCTTGTCACAATGGGCCGGCCGGTGCTGTTCCGGCAGGCTCGGCCGGGCCGGCACGGCCGGTTGTTCCACCTGGTCAAGTTCCGTTCGATGACAGTCGGCGGCGAGGACAGCGCGCCGGCCAACGACGGGGCGCGGCTCACCCCGTTCGGTCGCTGGCTGCGGACCACAAGCCTGGACGAGCTGCCCCAGCTGTGGAACGTGCTGCGCGGCGAGATGAGCCTGGTCGGGCCGCGTCCGCTGCTGCCGGCGTACCTGGCCCGGTACACGCCCGAGCAGCTCCGCCGCCACGACGTCCGGCCCGGCATCACCGGCCTCCAGCAGGCGTACGGGCGCAACGCGTTGAGCTGGGAGGACCGGTTCGCGCTCGACGTGCGCTACGTGCGGCACCGCTCACTCGCGCTGGACCTGCGCATCCTGCTCCGCACGGTACGGATCGTGCTGCGCCGCGAGGGCATCACGGCGCCGGGCGTGGCCACGGCCCGCGAGTACCTCGGCCCGTCCGAACTGGCCCCCGCCGGCACCGGTCACCTTCCGGCGGCGGGCCGCCGGTGA
- a CDS encoding acetyltransferase, whose product MSLDIVIVGCGGHGREVLGIVRAVNAAADGDPVWRVRGFVDDTPSEVNLKRVQRLEVPYLGSTARLGDQPAGTHLALGIGDPAARRAVDQRVAAHGLAAAVLIHPDATVGPDAVYGEGLVAFAGARVTTNVTLGRHVHLNQNSAVAHDCEVGDHVSVNPLGAVSGDCRLGDGVLIGAGAVVLQGLRVGADATVGAGACVVRNVPAGIVVKGVPAR is encoded by the coding sequence GTGAGCCTGGACATCGTCATCGTCGGCTGCGGCGGCCACGGCCGGGAGGTGCTGGGCATCGTCCGCGCCGTCAACGCCGCCGCCGACGGGGACCCGGTCTGGCGGGTCCGCGGCTTCGTCGACGACACGCCCAGCGAGGTCAACCTGAAGCGGGTGCAGCGGCTGGAGGTGCCCTACCTGGGCAGCACGGCTCGTCTCGGCGACCAGCCCGCCGGCACGCACCTGGCACTGGGCATCGGGGACCCCGCCGCCCGGCGGGCGGTGGACCAACGGGTGGCCGCCCACGGACTGGCCGCGGCGGTGCTGATCCACCCGGACGCGACGGTCGGCCCGGACGCCGTCTACGGCGAGGGGCTCGTCGCGTTCGCCGGCGCCCGGGTCACCACGAACGTCACCCTCGGGCGGCACGTGCACCTCAACCAGAACAGCGCCGTGGCACACGACTGCGAGGTGGGGGACCACGTGTCGGTGAACCCGCTCGGCGCGGTCTCCGGCGACTGCCGGCTGGGCGACGGCGTACTCATCGGAGCGGGTGCGGTGGTGTTGCAGGGGCTGCGGGTCGGCGCCGACGCCACGGTCGGTGCGGGCGCCTGCGTGGTCCGAAACGTGCCGGCCGGCATCGTCGTCAAGGGAGTCCCGGCCCGGTGA